Within the Salinimonas marina genome, the region ACAAATTCAAAAGTGGGTCGCGCCAATGCGCGCAGGCCGCTTTACCGGCACCATGGCAATGACCGAACCGGGCGCCGGCTCCGGCCTGGCCGACCTGATCACCAAAGCGGTGAAGCAGCCTGATGGTAGTTACCGTATTACCGGCAGCAAAATTTATATCTCCGGGGGCGATCATGATTTAAGTGACAACATTGTGCACCTGGTGCTGGCGCGAATTCAGGACGCCCCGAAAGGGGTTAAAGGCATTTCGTTGTTTATTGTGCCTAAGCGGATGGTCAATGAAGATGGCAGTGTGGGGGAGCCCAATGATGTGGCCCTGACCGGTTTGTTTCACAAGATGGGCGGGCATGCTATTACCTCCACGGCGCTTAATTTTGGAGAAAAAGGCGGGGCGGTAGGTTATTTGGTGGGCGAAGCAAATATGGGACTGAGTTATATGTTCCATATGATGAACGAAGCCCGGCTGTTTGTTGGCATGGGGGCCACGGTGATGGCGCTGGCCGGCTACCAGTATTCACTCAACTATGCCAAAGAACGGCCCCAGGGGCGCTTGCTAAGCGAGAAAAATCCTGAGTCGGCACCGGTAAATATTATTGAGCACAGTGATGTAAAACGGATGCTGCTGGCGCAAAAAGCCTATGCTGAAGGGGCTCTGGCCCTATGTTTATTTGGCGCGCGCCTGCATGATGATGAAAAAACCGCGGATACGCCGGAACAGCGCAAGGCCGGACATACGTTGCTGGATTTTTTGACCCCCATCATTAAAACCTGGCCTTCTGAATACGGCTTAAAAGCCAATCACTATGCGATACAGGTTTTGGGTGGTGCAGGGTATACCAATGAGCATCCAGTGGAGATGTTCTATCGCGAAAACCGCCTGAATCCGATCCATGAGGGAACAACCGGGATCCAGTCGATGGATCTGCTGGGCCGCAAAGTACCAGCAAATGATTTTTCGGGCTATCAGGCTTGTCTGGACGCCATGCAGCGTACGATTAGCCAGGCAGCGGAACAGCCGGCGTTAAAAGAGTATGCCAACGCGCTAGCAGAGGCCATCCGCACCCTGGATAGCACCACCAAAACCGTGCTGGCGGCGACCCGTGCGATGAGCATTGATGCGGCCTTTTCCAATTCGGTGAAGTATCTGGAGGTATTCGGTCATGTGGTTATTGCCTGGATGTGGCTTAAACAAGGCCTGGTAGCCAATCAGGCATTGACTGCCCAGCCTGGTATCAGTGATAGCGAAAAGCATTTTTATCAGGGCAAGCTGCATACTTTACAATTTTTCTTTCGCAGCGAGCTGCCTGAGATCAACCACTGGGCCGCGCTCATTAGCCAGCTGGATACCACCAACCACGAGATGCAAAGCGAGTGGTTTTAATCGATGGTTGCTGGCGCGTATTATGGTTACGCGCTGGCCTTTAAGGAGCCTGAATAAATGCAAACTGTTACCCCCCAGCAAATGCTTAACAGCGTAGGCACCAGCCTGCCGCCCACCGACTGGTTTTGTGTTACTCAGCAGCAAATCGATCAATTTGCTGATTGTACCCACGATCATCAGTTTATCCATGTGGATGAAGAAAAAGCCCGGCAAACCCCGTTCGGTACTACTATCGCCCATGGTTTTCTGACCCTCTCAATGCTGTCGTACTTTGCTGAGTCATTCAGCTTGCAGGTAGAGGGCGCGGTGATGGGCATTAATTATGGCTTTAATAAGGTACGTTTCTTAGCCCCGGTGAGCCAGGGCGCCCGGATTCGGTGTATCGCCCAGGTTAAGGGTGTAGATAATACCAAGCCGGGTCAGTACAAGGTGACGTACGATGTCATCATTGAAATTGAAAACAGTGATAAGCCGGCGCTAATGGCCGAGTGGATAGGTTTGCAGCTGGTGAAACAGTAACGCCAACAGATATTTAAGTCAGCAGAAACAATCAACAAGAAGCAAGGACACATCATGACAATTTCGTTTAACAATCAGGTAGCCATTATTACCGGGGCCGGTAACGGTCTGGGAAAATCTCATGCCCTGGAGCTGGCCAGGCGCGGCGCTAAAGTGGTGGTAAACGATTTTGGTGGCGCGCGGGACGGCACAGGCGGCTCCTCGGCTGCGGCGCAACAGGTGGTCACCGAGATTGAACAAGCGGGCGGCGAAGCCTTAGCCCATGGTGCAAATGTCACCGACATGACTCAGGTACAGGATATGATCAATACCACTTTGGGAAAGTGGGGCCGGGTCGATGTGCTGATCAACAATGCCGGGATTCTACGGGATAAATCGTTTGCCAAGATGGATCTTGAAGACTTTAAGGCCGTTTTCGATGTGCATGTAATGGGTACGGTGAACTGCACTAAGGCAGTTTGGGAAACGATGCAGGCGCAAAACTATGGCCGGATCCTGATGACAACCTCATCCAGTGGTTTGTATGGCAACTTCGGCCAGTCCAATTACGGGGCCGCGAAAATGGCGGTTATCGGCCTGATGAATACACTGGTTTTAGAAGGCGCGAAGTATAATATTCGCATTAACGCACTGGCCCCCACCGCCGGTACCCGTATGACCGAAGACCTACTACCGCCGGATATTTACAACATGCTTACCACTGACGCGGTGACCGCCGGAGCGCTGACCCTGTGTCATGACGGGGCCCCGAACCGTACAACTTTGTGTGCCGGTGTGGGCGGCTACTCGTGTGCCAGAACGGTGGAAACGCCGGGGATCTTTTTAGCCGCTGAAGACCAGAATCCAGAAACTGTCGCCGCCAATTTCAGTAGTATCGTGGATCCTGCACAACAGCAGGAACTTGAAAACGGTGCGAAACAGGGGGAAAAGTTTTTAAAGCTGGCAATGGCCCATGTTAAGTCGCATCAGTAAATTTACGATGGGGCAGATGGCATTTCATAAGACTGCGGTGTATGCCAAATTGAGCTGCGTGAATGAACATCATGGTAATGGGCACCATTCGGCTGCCCAAACCGGCCACAGGGTAATCCGGGCTGGCGGCTAAATAGGGAATAGGCATCTGGGTGAAGAAATAATCGCCCTCTACGCGGGTGGGAACCAATCTTTTTTGGTGGCTGTGCCTTATAAACTGTACGCAACCAACGCGAGGACCAAGCATGTTAGGAAAATCATATCTGGTAGTAGCAAATCAAACTGAAGCAAAAATTTTCATCGAGAAAGAAGGGGCAAGCGAGCTTGAACCGGTTGTGGTTCTGATGAACGATGATGGTCGCGACTCAGACAGTGATCTGGTCACCGACCGCCCTGGAGCCACCTCGTCACCCAGTGGCGCAGTCCACGGCGTGGATACCATGAGCCGCAAAGATGCCACCGAGATAGAAGCAAACCGCTTTGCCGGCACCGTGACTGACTGGCTGGACAAACGTCGCTGTGAAGAAAAAGTTTATCACATCGACATCATTGCCGAAGCCGGCTTTTTAGGCAAATTACGCAACAAAATGAACAAACAGCTTTCCGAGCTGGTGGCCCATAGCATCAACAAAGATGTGGTCCGCGAAGATGAAAAAGTATGGAAAAACTATCTCAAGGAAGCAGGCCGAAGCTCCGCTATACAATAGCAAAATAGTCTGCGAGTTGCGCATCAACCCGGTTGGTGCGCGTTATTTCTTGGTTTTTCCACTAATATCCACCAGTAATCTTCCCACCGTTCCCAGCAGCATAAAAAATGCCCCGATGATAAACAGCCAGACGCCAAGGGTCTGATACATTTCAAAACGCGGTAAAAATAAAATACTGCCGACAAAAAAAGCAAAATTACCAAACAGACCTAACGATAAATGGATCCAGCCATAGTCATTCACAATGACTTTGATTAGTGCGAGCACCCCAGCCTCCTTATTCAATGAGTTGATGAGAAATATTTGCGCCTGAAGATTGGCCTCTTGGGTTTCTCAGAACTAATAAAGTGTACTGACTAATACATGAGTTAGCCCAAATTTGACTGTTTTCACGTCTTTAAGGACGGAAAGACAATTCCGCTAAGAGCGTTTTGCGAACGGTCACCACTCAGAGGATGGTGGTCTGCTTAAGACAAGGAGCAGACGATCAACGATCTTATTTCCTACTTCTCGACAAACAAAAATCATTGGTTCTGCGTTTATATTTTTACCAAACTACATAATTATTTGCGATTTTTTGACAAGTTCGGGCGTCCATGACAGCTTAGGTTAACTCAACTATCGATGAAACCCGTGCTTGTTCGAGAAAAGGAATTCCAAATGTATCAGAAACTTGCTTGTATTTTTATCGGCACATTACTAAGCCTTAGCTTTCACGCAACCGCTAAAGTACGCGGCGAAGCTATGGTTACAACTGTAACATCGGAAATATTGAGTGAGTCGCGGGAACTGCTTATTCACTTACCCAATAATTACTCACGCTACGAAGACACAACTTACCCTGTTTTATATTTGTTAGACGGCCAGCGCAACTTTGCGCATACAGTAGGCACGCTAGACCTTCTCAATCAGTCTGGTATGGCGCAAGAGATGATAATTGTCGGTATCACAAACACCGAGCGTACACGAGATTTCACACCTACCTATGATGAAAGCTATAACGAGTGGGGAATATCAGGTGGTGCAGACAACTTTTTAGATTTTCTAGAGAAAGAGCTAAAGCCGCATGTAAAGTCGAATTATCGTACTAATAATTACGCAATTCTTTCTGGGCATTCTTTAAGCGCCCTATTCACCGTATACGCCCTGCATGAACGGCCTGATATGTTTCAAGCATACTTCGCTTTTAGCCCAAGCCTGTGGTGGCACGAAGAAGTGATATTTCCAGAAGCAGAAAAGTTTTATAGCGCAGAACAAGACCTGAATAAATACCTTTATGTAAATATGGGCAGCGAAGGCGGACACATGCTGAGCGCATTCCAGCGTTACTCTGAACTGCTGAATAATAGTACACGAAAAGGGTTTACCTTTGATACCGAGCTAGATACATCTGAAAGCCACAATACCACTGCGCTTGCAGGTATGAGCTTGGCCCTTCAAAAACAGCTTAATTCGTTACGCCCGACAGGTGCACTAATACAAGAAGGTCTCCATGCGGTACAACGATACTATAAAGACCTTTCTGAAAAATACGGCTTTCAGGCAAAGCCAGAATACAAAGCAGTAAATCACGCAGGCTATGCGGAGTTAAACAAAAAAGACTTCGAGTCGGCAATTGCCATTTTTAAGAAAAACGTTACTAGATTCCCTAACAAGTCTGACGCCTACGACAGCTTAGCAGATGGCTATGAAGCTAAAGGCGATTTAGCCATGGCGCTTAAGATGAGGAAGAAAGCGTTAGCGATGAGCTATGAAGAAAATGTTGAGAACGGTGCTTATAAAACGCGATTGAATAATTTAGAGAAAAAGATCGGTAAAGGCGTAAAAAAGTAAATCGCAAAAGAACCTAGCATCTTTTTGTCAAAGGCTGGTTTACGAGAGTGTAAAAATAACTGTGTAAATGGCATTCTTATCAACTCCTTAGAAGGATATCAGAATGCCAATATCAGACAAACTCATCGACCAACTGCTTGACGACTGTGATTCACCAGAAGACATTTTAGGCGAAGCTGGCCTCCTCAAGCAGCTTACCAAGAAGGTTGCTGAACGAGCGTTAGAAGCCGAAATGGAAGCCCATCTGGGCTACGCGCCCAACGATGCGGCTGGTAACAACAGCGGCAACTCTCGCAACGGTAAAACGAAGAAGAGTGTTCGCAGCACCAATGGTGATGTTGAACTCGATATTCCACGCGATCGCAACGGCAGTTTTGACCCCAAGTTAGTACGCAAGGGCGAACGTCAGCTAAACGGATTTGATGAGCGCATTGTTGCCCTTTACGCGCGCGGCATGACCACGCGGGATATTCAGGCTTACCTTGAAGAAGCTTACGGTGTTGAGGTCTCTGCCACCTTCATATCGCAGGTAACGAACGCGGTGATGGACGAGGTTAAGGCCTGGCAGCATCGGCCGCTGGAAAAGCTTTACCCGGTGGTTTATCTCGACTGTTTAGTGGTTCGTAGTCGTGACTCTGGCGTGGTACAAAATAAATCCGTGTATCTGGCGCTTGGCATTAATACCGCCGGTGAAAAAGAGTTATTAGGTCTGTGGATGGCCCAAACTGAGGGCGCCAAGTTCTGGTTGTCGGTGATGAACGAGCTTAAAAACCGTGGGGTGGAGGATATCTTCATCGCCTGCTGTGATGGCCTCAAAGGCTTCCCGGAAGCCATTGAAGCGGTATACCCGAA harbors:
- a CDS encoding host attachment protein, with the translated sequence MLGKSYLVVANQTEAKIFIEKEGASELEPVVVLMNDDGRDSDSDLVTDRPGATSSPSGAVHGVDTMSRKDATEIEANRFAGTVTDWLDKRRCEEKVYHIDIIAEAGFLGKLRNKMNKQLSELVAHSINKDVVREDEKVWKNYLKEAGRSSAIQ
- a CDS encoding SDR family NAD(P)-dependent oxidoreductase; the protein is MTISFNNQVAIITGAGNGLGKSHALELARRGAKVVVNDFGGARDGTGGSSAAAQQVVTEIEQAGGEALAHGANVTDMTQVQDMINTTLGKWGRVDVLINNAGILRDKSFAKMDLEDFKAVFDVHVMGTVNCTKAVWETMQAQNYGRILMTTSSSGLYGNFGQSNYGAAKMAVIGLMNTLVLEGAKYNIRINALAPTAGTRMTEDLLPPDIYNMLTTDAVTAGALTLCHDGAPNRTTLCAGVGGYSCARTVETPGIFLAAEDQNPETVAANFSSIVDPAQQQELENGAKQGEKFLKLAMAHVKSHQ
- a CDS encoding alpha/beta hydrolase-fold protein — encoded protein: MYQKLACIFIGTLLSLSFHATAKVRGEAMVTTVTSEILSESRELLIHLPNNYSRYEDTTYPVLYLLDGQRNFAHTVGTLDLLNQSGMAQEMIIVGITNTERTRDFTPTYDESYNEWGISGGADNFLDFLEKELKPHVKSNYRTNNYAILSGHSLSALFTVYALHERPDMFQAYFAFSPSLWWHEEVIFPEAEKFYSAEQDLNKYLYVNMGSEGGHMLSAFQRYSELLNNSTRKGFTFDTELDTSESHNTTALAGMSLALQKQLNSLRPTGALIQEGLHAVQRYYKDLSEKYGFQAKPEYKAVNHAGYAELNKKDFESAIAIFKKNVTRFPNKSDAYDSLADGYEAKGDLAMALKMRKKALAMSYEENVENGAYKTRLNNLEKKIGKGVKK
- a CDS encoding MaoC family dehydratase: MQTVTPQQMLNSVGTSLPPTDWFCVTQQQIDQFADCTHDHQFIHVDEEKARQTPFGTTIAHGFLTLSMLSYFAESFSLQVEGAVMGINYGFNKVRFLAPVSQGARIRCIAQVKGVDNTKPGQYKVTYDVIIEIENSDKPALMAEWIGLQLVKQ
- a CDS encoding YrhK family protein, translating into MLALIKVIVNDYGWIHLSLGLFGNFAFFVGSILFLPRFEMYQTLGVWLFIIGAFFMLLGTVGRLLVDISGKTKK
- a CDS encoding acyl-CoA dehydrogenase; the protein is MAVSILNERDLHFMLYELFDAQGLCSRERFNDHNQETFEAALQTAKSVAARYLLPIRQKTDLQKPEFDGHRAHLIPEIKTAVQAVVDSGLASATADFEHGGMQLPSLVACAVSAHLTASGMSVMGYTTLTNANANLIQAHGSAEQIQKWVAPMRAGRFTGTMAMTEPGAGSGLADLITKAVKQPDGSYRITGSKIYISGGDHDLSDNIVHLVLARIQDAPKGVKGISLFIVPKRMVNEDGSVGEPNDVALTGLFHKMGGHAITSTALNFGEKGGAVGYLVGEANMGLSYMFHMMNEARLFVGMGATVMALAGYQYSLNYAKERPQGRLLSEKNPESAPVNIIEHSDVKRMLLAQKAYAEGALALCLFGARLHDDEKTADTPEQRKAGHTLLDFLTPIIKTWPSEYGLKANHYAIQVLGGAGYTNEHPVEMFYRENRLNPIHEGTTGIQSMDLLGRKVPANDFSGYQACLDAMQRTISQAAEQPALKEYANALAEAIRTLDSTTKTVLAATRAMSIDAAFSNSVKYLEVFGHVVIAWMWLKQGLVANQALTAQPGISDSEKHFYQGKLHTLQFFFRSELPEINHWAALISQLDTTNHEMQSEWF
- a CDS encoding IS256 family transposase is translated as MPISDKLIDQLLDDCDSPEDILGEAGLLKQLTKKVAERALEAEMEAHLGYAPNDAAGNNSGNSRNGKTKKSVRSTNGDVELDIPRDRNGSFDPKLVRKGERQLNGFDERIVALYARGMTTRDIQAYLEEAYGVEVSATFISQVTNAVMDEVKAWQHRPLEKLYPVVYLDCLVVRSRDSGVVQNKSVYLALGINTAGEKELLGLWMAQTEGAKFWLSVMNELKNRGVEDIFIACCDGLKGFPEAIEAVYPKTQVQLCIVHQIRHSLRYVNWKQRKIIAADLKLIYGAATRAEAEQALELFAEKWDCEHPTISRSWRANWERLCVFFDYPTEIRKAIYTTNAIESLNASLRKITKTRRSFPNDEAVMKVLYLALHQASKKWTMPIRNWKPAMAQFEIMYQARI